One part of the Paraglaciecola sp. L3A3 genome encodes these proteins:
- a CDS encoding LysR family transcriptional regulator yields the protein MSFTPTFNSNLFDGMAIFVELINHGSFTKTAEASGHSTSYISKEINNLEARVGVRLLNRTTRKLSLTPEGQLYFQQCLQIVETAQQAQATLLGQQQEPIGKLKISCPVSLGLSKLQPILADYMTVYPKVKIELELNDRKVDLVAEGFDIAIRATQKLEDSSLISRCIMRSEAAVIASPDYLAKYGTPQIPEDLVAHKTISYSNIKQPNLWEFENADGKSSIVKVDSHILTNSSEMEIALCLAGKGITRMPCFNLHGEIEQGRLIELFPTYQKQQIEVYLVYPSRRNMSSKVRSFIDFVVEHISD from the coding sequence ATGAGCTTTACACCCACATTTAATTCGAACCTATTTGATGGTATGGCTATTTTTGTGGAGCTGATTAACCACGGCAGCTTTACTAAAACAGCTGAAGCAAGCGGGCATTCTACGTCGTATATCAGTAAAGAAATCAACAATCTAGAGGCTAGGGTGGGCGTACGTTTGTTAAACAGAACCACCCGTAAACTTAGCTTAACCCCAGAAGGCCAATTGTATTTTCAACAATGTTTGCAAATAGTTGAAACCGCGCAACAAGCCCAAGCCACTTTGTTAGGGCAGCAACAAGAGCCGATTGGTAAATTAAAAATAAGCTGTCCAGTCAGTTTAGGTTTATCAAAATTGCAACCCATACTCGCCGATTACATGACGGTATATCCTAAAGTCAAAATAGAACTAGAGCTAAACGATCGGAAAGTGGATTTAGTCGCAGAAGGCTTCGATATAGCCATTCGTGCGACACAAAAACTGGAGGATTCTAGTTTAATTAGTCGCTGTATCATGCGTTCTGAAGCTGCGGTTATTGCTTCTCCTGACTATCTTGCTAAATATGGTACACCTCAAATCCCAGAAGATTTAGTGGCCCATAAAACTATTAGTTACAGCAATATTAAACAACCTAATTTATGGGAATTTGAGAATGCTGATGGCAAATCTAGTATCGTCAAAGTTGATAGCCATATTCTAACCAACAGTTCAGAAATGGAAATTGCTTTATGTTTAGCGGGTAAAGGGATCACTCGTATGCCATGTTTTAATTTACATGGTGAAATAGAGCAGGGGCGTTTAATAGAATTATTTCCGACTTATCAAAAGCAACAAATAGAAGTCTATCTGGTATACCCAAGTCGTCGGAATATGTCCTCAAAAGTCAGATCATTTATAGATTTTGTAGTTGAACATATAAGTGACTGA